The Halomicronema hongdechloris C2206 genome includes a window with the following:
- a CDS encoding Crp/Fnr family transcriptional regulator — protein MSVQSTVRFGSLPQTSSQQPFVNLLEQLYCDRTLTPYSTGRTIPLKTDRLLIVCRGVVQLFTIQQDGSETLLGLAGPSMPIGLCLTTVDPYWATALTDVDVLPLDIAEVEASPALMAGIFRHLSLRLQQAEAWLALAGKRLVADRLKHLLILLARDFGQVEPSGIRIPVRLTHHQLATAIGTTRVTVTRLLKDFKAEGWLVIDQRQMMLRRDGMRAVSPLMGTGQ, from the coding sequence GTGTCTGTACAGTCGACAGTTCGCTTCGGGTCGTTGCCTCAGACGTCTTCCCAGCAGCCTTTTGTGAATCTGCTCGAGCAACTCTATTGCGATCGCACCCTCACTCCCTACAGTACCGGGCGTACCATTCCTCTCAAAACTGACCGGCTACTCATCGTTTGCCGGGGAGTTGTCCAGCTCTTCACCATTCAACAAGACGGCAGCGAAACTCTACTGGGTCTAGCCGGACCCTCCATGCCCATCGGCCTCTGCCTCACCACCGTGGACCCCTATTGGGCCACCGCCCTCACTGATGTGGATGTGCTGCCCTTAGACATTGCCGAGGTGGAAGCCTCCCCGGCCCTGATGGCCGGCATCTTCCGCCACCTCTCCTTACGGCTGCAACAGGCCGAAGCCTGGTTAGCCTTGGCCGGCAAGCGCCTGGTAGCCGACCGCCTCAAACACCTGTTGATCCTATTGGCCCGAGACTTTGGCCAGGTAGAACCCAGCGGCATTCGCATTCCCGTGCGTCTGACCCATCATCAACTCGCCACCGCCATCGGCACTACTCGAGTCACCGTCACCCGCCTACTCAAGGACTTTAAGGCCGAGGGTTGGCTCGTGATCGACCAGCGACAAATGATGCTGCGGCGGGATGGCATGCGGGCCGTGTCCCCCCTGATGGGGACTGGTCAGTAG
- a CDS encoding alpha-amylase family glycosyl hydrolase, with amino-acid sequence MIAVPKQQVTQLSSYIEPLLKRIYPEPVIPGLLDKILHLIEPYLTSAAEENLKKWNHDNVLLITYGDSIASSDGRSPLTALGDFLDTYLKDTITGVHILPFFPYSSDDGFAITDYQQVNPVLGDWEDIRHIAHHFNLMVDLVVNHVSSQHSWFQQFKQGQKPGCDYFITVDPDTDLSQVVRPRSLPLLTPVDTKKGRQYVWSTFSNDQIDVNFANPDVLWEYLKIILFYVQNGARYLRLDAVGFLWKKIGTKCIHLSETHNIIRLFREILQLIDPGIALITETNVPNRENLSYFGNRNEAHMIYNFSLPPLLLHALIQGKSDHLKTWMMSMPPAPIGCAYFNFTASHDGIGLRPAEGLLSQDEYDTLLETMRQCGGDISMRRHPDGSESPYEINISLFDALKGTVDGPDQWQIERFLCAQTIMMSLEGIPAFYIHSLLATHNDTARRQETGQKRSINRHKWDYDALKAALADSDSSHAIVFEELCRLIQIRRRQRAFHPNATQYTLHPLNKALLAFWRQSMARDQSIFSVHNLSNQPQELRLADLNLLNTDTWYDLISGDQFQDIYSAYTLQPYQSLWITNKIDSAHDSSIPDPLLM; translated from the coding sequence ATGATTGCCGTTCCCAAACAGCAGGTCACCCAACTCAGCAGCTATATCGAGCCCCTCCTAAAGCGGATTTATCCTGAGCCCGTGATTCCTGGGCTCTTGGACAAAATTCTTCACCTGATCGAACCCTACTTAACCTCAGCAGCAGAGGAAAACCTGAAAAAGTGGAACCACGACAACGTTCTGCTGATTACCTACGGTGATAGTATCGCCAGTTCAGACGGACGCAGCCCCCTGACAGCCCTGGGAGATTTCCTAGATACCTACCTGAAAGACACTATCACCGGCGTCCACATTCTTCCCTTCTTTCCCTACAGCTCCGATGATGGTTTCGCCATTACCGACTACCAACAGGTCAACCCAGTCTTGGGAGATTGGGAAGACATTCGACACATTGCCCATCACTTCAATCTCATGGTTGACCTAGTCGTCAACCATGTATCCAGTCAGCACAGTTGGTTTCAGCAATTCAAGCAAGGACAGAAACCAGGCTGTGACTATTTCATCACCGTCGATCCAGACACCGATCTCTCCCAGGTGGTCCGCCCCCGGAGCCTGCCCCTGTTGACCCCAGTCGACACCAAAAAGGGGCGTCAGTATGTCTGGTCTACCTTTAGCAACGACCAAATCGACGTCAACTTTGCCAATCCAGATGTCCTATGGGAATACCTGAAAATCATCCTCTTCTACGTTCAGAATGGCGCTCGCTACCTGCGCCTCGATGCCGTCGGTTTTCTCTGGAAGAAAATTGGCACCAAGTGTATTCATCTGTCTGAAACCCACAACATCATTCGTCTCTTCCGGGAAATTTTGCAGCTGATCGACCCAGGCATTGCCCTGATTACGGAAACCAATGTGCCGAATCGAGAGAACCTCAGCTATTTCGGCAACCGCAACGAAGCCCACATGATCTACAACTTCAGCCTGCCGCCCCTGTTGCTGCACGCGCTGATTCAGGGCAAATCTGATCACCTGAAAACCTGGATGATGAGCATGCCCCCTGCGCCCATTGGCTGTGCCTACTTCAATTTCACCGCCTCCCACGATGGCATCGGCCTGCGTCCGGCCGAGGGGCTGCTATCCCAAGATGAATACGATACCCTTCTGGAGACGATGCGCCAGTGCGGCGGCGACATCAGCATGCGACGCCATCCCGACGGCAGTGAGTCTCCCTATGAGATCAATATTTCCCTATTTGATGCCCTCAAAGGTACCGTCGATGGACCTGATCAATGGCAAATCGAGCGTTTCCTGTGTGCTCAGACCATCATGATGTCCTTGGAAGGCATTCCTGCCTTTTATATCCATAGTCTCTTGGCGACCCATAACGATACTGCCCGCAGGCAAGAGACTGGTCAGAAACGCTCCATCAATCGCCACAAGTGGGACTACGATGCCCTGAAGGCAGCCCTGGCCGATTCTGACTCTTCCCATGCCATCGTGTTCGAGGAACTCTGCCGCCTGATTCAGATTCGCCGGCGGCAGCGGGCCTTTCACCCCAATGCCACCCAATACACCCTGCACCCGCTTAATAAGGCGCTGCTAGCTTTCTGGCGTCAGAGCATGGCCCGAGATCAGAGTATCTTCTCGGTCCACAACCTCAGCAACCAGCCCCAGGAGCTCCGCCTGGCCGATCTCAACCTGCTCAACACCGATACCTGGTATGACCTAATCAGCGGCGATCAATTCCAAGATATCTATTCGGCTTACACCTTGCAGCCCTATCAGTCCCTCTGGATCACC